acgcaaacaaaaaatttgagcgATCATGCCAaacgaaagaaaataaaatttcactcaTTGCATGAATCGGTTGAATCaagttataaaattaatacaatacataatttaaataagcaaaaacatttcagaaacaaaaacataaaataaaagctCTTTAATCTcttaacatttaaataaaagtgtgattgatagatatgtatgtatgtgaatatttatgcatgtaagtatatatgtagatgtgtatatgtatgtatgcatgcagatatgtagatgtgtatatgtatgtgtatgcatgtatgtatgcaagtcaATTCACATCAGCCAGCTTAAAAGCAAACGGATCACGAAGGaaaacatacacacgcacacatacgagtacaccCTCTCACCGTTCACACTACAACTTCgtcttaacttttttaagtttcaCAATTCtcagtttacaaaaaaacatgtGAGCTCTTACTTTTGAATGTGCTGCTGTTCTTGCTTTTGAGCGCATCATCCGCGGCCGATGCACTTTCATTCGCTTGCCCGCCAACTGCATTCCCCTGGGTCTTTATCCATTCGTTTACACTTATGATCTTCGGTTTTGCACCGTTTTTGTTGTCCTCAGCTAAATTCTCTTTACTAACATTTAACTTCTCCATAGATTTCGCAAGTTTCTGCGTTGCTTCATCGTTAGTTTTACCATTCTGCGACGTATTCGAACCGCTGATATCACTTTCATGATAGGTGGCACCCACCAATGTTTTGTGCAATTGACATTGTTCAATGATATGCTTGAAATCGTCGTTTATGCTCAAAGTTTTCGGATTGCCGATGAGTATCAGTAACGAACGGGCGCGCGATAGGGTCACATTTAAACGCTGCAATGTGAATAGATTGAAAATAAAAGGAATAGAAATTTAACTAcaatagaaaattgaaaaatatactcACTTTTGGACTGTCCAAAAATCCCAATGTCTTGCTGAACGAACGTACAAAGGAGACAATTATTAtggttttttcttttccttggaAAGATTCGACAGCACCCGTTTCGATCTCATACCAATTACGTAGATTCAATTCCTCCTGAATGCGCATATATTGTTTCTTATATGGCGAAATAATGCCAATGTCCTCCTGCTTCAGTTTTTTGCCCTTAATACCGAAATATAGTAGATCGCGTACATAATCCATCACGACGCTAATCTCTAGCGGATTATATCGACTGTAAAAAAAAGGTGAATCGGTTGGTATGTTGTAGATTTGTAAAACATTAGTTTGGGGGGGGAAATCGATTAAAATTTCTGCTCAATGGTTAAAACTGTttcatggtcgatctttagttcCCGGACAATGGTaagactactaacatgccggtcaacttcgattatttctgtgattttatcgacattatagAAATTtcctttaacattaaaaatgcctgcacggaatcgacgaaaccaaaattgcacgaaattagctgttacagtatcgacaccataaacaccattcacgaTTTCAGCAGCCTGCCTTGCATTTTcatctttatcaaagaaaaactttaaaatgtgtcgcattttctctttgttgacttccattgaattgaaaaaataaagaacagcaaaatatttttactcagtatgaaatgtcaccttgacaacgagcataaacttttaatcaaagcgCATTTATTGAAGGTGATGGCAcgaaaccaacaacaatgttttgtacctTTAATTGTCACAGCAAGGTATTGGCAAAgtatattagaaaataaaaaattaattcgccttgttttattctgtgctgacagctacatggacacggcgaaagaaaaaaaaacaaatcagctgatttaccaacaccacctttaagtTCTTAAGCTCTAAAAACACACCCGATATAAAATTGGAAACTTGAAAATAAGTTGATTTTTTGTAgtgtaaactatatttttataccaaattaaCGAAACAAATTTACAAGAAAGGTATCTGCCACCTCTATATATTTTCTTCCGCTCTAAGACGCCacgcgagctcacaatggaagactgtcacacatggacattcaaccatcttagactcctatacggatatgcccagtgactgtgattatcaccctcccattctctgcttcgaaaggaatttcctaatgaaaatcccgtctagactggaatggtttgaagaagaaccaacacccaacacacccgttaagatctacacggacgggtctaaaatggataccggtgtaggatcagggttattttgcgaagagctttctattagtgaatcctttaaactaccggatcactgtagtgtttttcaagcggaaataaacgctattcatgaagccttaaaatggctaaagataaacagaatatcatcaacggatatctgcattctatcagacagccaagctgccctacgagccctggatgcattccaaacaacatcaaggagtgtcttacgttgtcgccaatctctaaatgagatggccaaacaatatcgtataatcttgtgctgggttccaggccacagagatataccagggaactgtagggctgaccaacttgcaagggAAGGTAtctgtatgccaaacataagtaattttatggagatacctctcgcaacttgtaagcttctcattaaggacgtactagtcagttctgcaaatcaaagatggattagcgttaacacctgtgaaattgctagacaaacatggccaaggctaaatctacgtctgtccaagagtattataaaattgagtagacttcaaattaggatcttagtaggggccctcacaggacattgtctcataggaaatcatgcaacgagattaggcgtttacacgcatgaaaTGAAGAGGAGtttgaaacaattcaacaccttttttgcacatgcccagctctagccagaagcaggaaccgatatttaagatcctacttcttaacgaatataaataATCTacacactttaggtatcaaccaccttttacgctttgtcaaaagctcaggatgattcaatatggaaagggaaatgtagcccagccaccgcggctcacaacggatccATTTCGTAGTCTAATTGGCAttgttgtctctatgtgcgatgcggttGCCAaaccctaacctaacctaagacaTTGCGAAGCAGAAAAGCGTTTATAAATTTACTGAATTCGACTTGGCTTGGCGCTTCAAAGTTTGTCACCTTTCATAGCCCTACACTTTTATATTGCCCATTGACGACCAGATTATCGACCGGATTATCCATAAGGCAGTGTAGGCAAACTGCCCACTAAGcgagaaaaaccaaaaacttttgaaaatgtttcatcgcttgaaaatttaatttgaagatGTGTATGCTCAGTGACTGGTTTCCCAAAGGGCCGTAATGTGCAACTTGAATAGTGATCTTGAGACATGATGTATTTCACCTCTCACTGTCGATCTCTCAACTTGAAAAATGGGGATCGACAGCCGAATTGCGAAAAATGAGAATCGCAAAGTGGAAAGGCTTAACAGAGGGGATCGTTCCAGCAGGGGCACCGTGGTTGTGGTCATGGTCTGCACAAGACTGTAGTgctattgatgatgatgatgattctcAGTGACGACATTATTGCTTTATTTATACTCGTATTGTATTACAATATCCTATTTCTAATTACTATAGAAtggatattatatttttacgcGGCGATTTTAATGCCAACTAATCAGCTGAGGGTACGGCAAGCAAAAGCAaatgcggatttttttttcaacgcaagCGCTTTAAAAATTCTATAACATGAATGCACAAGAGCTGGACCATGTATTAATCCACTCCACTCCACTCTATGGTCATGTCACTTTCAGACGGTTGGCAGCACTGCCAGCACTAGTTCACAATGGGAGAATCCCCGATTCGTTGGATAtgtcataaaaatttattttagaaagttAGAAAATGGTAAAGAGGCGCGGTTCTTGTCTAGGAGCGATCGcatttttatatacagggtgggccatatagcgtttgctttttgaaccacctatttttttgagaatggtaacacaaatgacatgtcaaatgtgttcataattttcttaaaggtttgacatttacgaaatgggacgccatacgcttgaacaaaattgggaaatattgaaaacctatttccaaagtggtgcgtcttcttcttcttttctgatgaagctcattttcacatcggtggctccgtcaataagcaaaattatcgtatttggggctcagaaaatccacacgttactgtagagaagcaaatgcatccacaacgagtcactgtttggtgcggtttttggtctggcggcatcatcgggccatttttttcgaaaatgaacgaggagccgcggttacagtaaatggcgcgcgttaccgtgacatgctcaacgagttgtttccaaaaattgaagaggatgatatGGACGACATTTAGTTTCAACAGGAgtgtgcaacttgtcacactgccaaagttacactagaacttttggctaccgtttttgaaaaccgaataatcagccgaaattccgatatcaattggccgcctcggagttgtgatttaagcccgttggacttttttttgtggggagccgttaagggcaTTTTATATGCTATTCGAACcgtccagagacgattgatgctttaaatcacgaaatcgaagttgccattcatgaaattggagtccaaacaatcgaaaatgtgcttaaaaatcgggttgatcgaatgagctactgtaaagccagtcgtagcagtcatttgaacgatattatttttcattcataaatgacaatgttcaatcttcaaaataaaaaaaaaaattgaaaaaatattgattagtttttttttatagccgattcaaaagcaaattttacatggcccaccctatatttataaatatatagtatgtacacTTGTATgttatgtataatttttaagttatttacttACCTCGTCGAATTATTATCACGCTGTTCATGACCAAAGATAGAATGAAAAATGATGGGATAATCGGGATTGGGTGATCGACTCCAGTCGCGACATAGTTGCTCAACGGCTGTGAAAATacaaataccaaataaaaatttattaaatacataagTGCAGCACTTTTTctacttatttttcttaatagaaGTGAAAGCAATTATTTTGAACTGCTAAGTTAGCTGCGAAATGCAATTTGGTTTCCGTGGCGGAATGGGTACAAGAGAACCTTTATTCTGTGTGCTTATTGAAAATTGTAgagatgtacatatatagtccagtcaaaagaagatttaacttagtaattttaggagtatgcgagtttatggttttattatgtaaagcccatcactgtgaacttcagtttgagttttcggggtcgggagttgtgtcccgcggccgccatcttagaAATAAGGGTgtaactggttttttgcgtttatctcgtgaattccgaaagttacgaacattttgtaagatacttttttgtagacaataatattatctacaactttcattcaaaactttttattgtattgtaaaattaataataaaaaagttataaacaaaattacgcgaaaaattaagggatgaattgttttaaagcgtaataacttcttttttatagattttatggaaaatatactttagagcttttttatagagcattcttttgtgaacatttttgtctataagttttttccgctatctttatttagtagAAGGATTTTGAgttgctaagcggagcaaccaatacattagcgaagcgcgtacatgattacacaggccgacaaaatttaaccaacattcagacccagaaaccagactatatatttccgaaggtttatgatgcgctgaatggcctcagaattgctctactAGCTCtgcttttcgagatatcctaacctaaaagtgcaaaaaacaccatttttgcccatatttgaggttatgtagccttgcagatgttttctttcaccaaaattaaaggatgacatctttaaatacaagccttcttttttcaaatggcgttttgtttgctcaaatatcattttttttttcgcagagatatcgcattttgaaattttcatgtttctaaattttcctacacctgaaaatcgattaagataacatagacatgatatagtcgattactaattttcttgggttTAAGGGCCTGAAATATaccaaattagttaaaaaaaaaataaaatcttaaaactcacacaactctattaattttaactcAATTACAGTCagatatagctcattcgacgcaaaattaaatttactataacggtagtgtactaaaaaaaatcctcaatatcggataatatcgtaaaaattatgtcaaagttgaaaaaatagagaaaaaataaaaaaattccaaatacttccgcctacagtctcgtcagttgtcatttcagaaaaattgtcaacacagtgtcaaaaaggcttgtttttgttctttcgaactataAAATCAAGtttgaaatcggatggaaattggcgaagttaggagtgattcttcacatcaacctactgaaaaacggttttatggccataaaatgagattttgggggtgtattgaaaatttctgctacaccatttttcttagtttttctatagccacaagttgtgctaggtctccataaaagtataaaatcactgtcgcacagtgttatcttagtaaaaattttacttcGGCTAATATAACCTACTCACCTGGATCAGCTTCTGCCTTCAACTGGCCATCATAGTACATCTTATTATACAAATTCACAATTTCGTGATGTGACCTGTAATTCCGGCGCAATCGTGTCTGTACTGCCGGATTGTAGTTGCCCTGCTCATCGACACGGTAGCAATCACGTTTCAGTAGGCGTTCCATCAGCGACACTTCTAAACCCATTGCCGCCGCATGTGTTGAATTCAATATTGGACCCAACTGTCGATGATCGCCAGATATTACCAAAGTGGCTGTTGGGCTGATCGTTGGCATAAGCACCACCAAAGCTTCCGCTTCTGTTGAAGCGGCTACCtcatcaataaaaatatgtgtaaatacACCGCTACCGTCTATTTGCTTGCCAAATTTGCCCGTTGACAAGCGTCCGACAAGGCTCAATGTACACACAACAATGCGATAATTGTGCAACACTTGCACATCTGGCAAAAAATGTTCTGCATATAAATTCGAATACTCCAATAGCAATTCATTTATGTTATCCGAACGATGCTCATACGAGCGCGAATAGATGCGTATTATAGCTTGTGTCTCATCCATTCGTGTCAGCACATTGCAGAGACGTAGCGCGATCTCATCACACGCACCATTCGAACCGGCTGTAACGAGTATGTGCGACTGTGGTTGGAGcatataaatttgcaaaatggcTTCCACCAACGTTGTTGTCTTCCCGGTGCCTGTGATTGGACAAGAGTAAAAGAATAAGGGATCATATATGTGttgtatacacatatttatgtgtgtatcggcctcttctattcgccactacTCTATGCTCAATTAACTTGAAACatataaaagcaacaacaaaagtgatGGAGTAATATTCGCTCAtcaaactggtataactcatttacttacaaacacatgtaatttaaggcagatGTTTTCGAGTGTTGCCAAGATATGTTCATTTCTATcagttgcttcatttattcGCCTTTTGcaaacgcttggcgaaaagaagagaccttatgctttttttttttgagcttcTCTCATTTATTTCATACCTGGCGGTCCGAATATAATGTATGGTGCTGATTTCTCTACGCTGTTATTCACCACATACTGTATGGCCTGCAACTGTTCCGGATTAGTATTGATGGCTTTATTAAACAGCTCCAAACTGAAATTGCAAATATAAATGGTATACTCCAATTTGGGatttaaataaatgcatttcCAAAATGTTCGCCATACCTTAAAGCTGGTAATTCCTGCACCATGACTTTCTCGGGGAAgaggaattttttcaaaaccaacgGTGGAATGGCTACCAACTGTTCTAAAGCGCGATATTGGTATCGAATAACCATACGTGCTGGCCGGAAGAGTATCGTGTAAGTTTTGTCAATCGGTATGTCTCTGGCGCATTTAAATGCTACTCGCCCATATGAAATACTTTCAATTCGGCCGAGGAAGGGTTTATTCTTCTTGTTTGACGATTTCTTAACCCCAGGCTCATATACAAACTGTTCCATTTTGTTCATTATATCACCCAATGTTTGTGGTACCTCGTCAGGCGGCAAAACAATGACATCATCATAGGGAAAAATTACATTCTCGTAACGTgtatttttcgctatttttagctaaaaatgaatacaattttaaattaaatgattttatttttcgggCATTAattcaagaaaatatataataaaaactgaagACAACATGAAATAAGAGAGAATTCTTTCCCATTTATGGGAGTCAATACAAACTCATACTGAACACATTAAAATTTGGCGCATTGAAAACCCTAAAAGATTGACGGTTACCTCAATTCGAGTAAACGCTGACGAACGCAAGCAATTATTCGTCAATGGTAAAAACAGCTACTCGACCGCACTAGAGACGTACCCCGCAAATCGGTTATACCGGTTACCTGGTTCAACCGGATTTAAATAAGGAGCTAAATATGATAGATTACTAAATTGCGCCATCCGCGAGAGTATTTATGGCTGAGACGTAACAATTggataaacaagaaaaggaacACCGTAGTACGATAAATTCGCtcgttaataaaaattgaaatgaaaatcaaaacaatacaataatataggaataaaatgaaaagaaataccCAATTATTAGCTCCGTTCGATAATAAAATTAGCCGTTACCAGGCTTCACTCCGAATCAAGAGCGTAAGCAAAAGTGCTGTCGTAaagacaagaaaaagaaaaaaaaaaagttatcgaaCGGAAAATTTACCATCACTTGCAAAAAGCGGTAGCTGAGTTTGTTTACAAATTCCTGTGAGAAGTAAGAAAAAAGTAATTCACGTTTTTTGTTgatacattttacatttcatcTTTTCTGATTATAAACTGCGAgcaaaagtgcacaaaacaccAGCTTTTACAAAgactaaaaaacatgaaaaagttTAATCAGTTGACAAGATATtatatcagctctcgaatctcgtgggttttctcacaggtcactatgcgcgaggaatgcatgctgtgagacttggaattaccacgggtcctttttgcgctggatgtatggaggatgaggtggaatcatctcaccACCTTCTCCGCAGCTAAGCCCTGCTATGGCGGGGCTaggatccaggcatcttggctcttacttctttgctacgcctgctgatatagctggcgttgacattaaaaatctgctgAACTttatcagcagcacaaagcggttgacgtaAACGCAGCATAGTCATCGTTAGTAATCCACACACTTTAAACTCActctcctaaccatcccagtaCCACccctccccgccctctccctgtatcccatcggtctttctctttcacctcacctcccttataatggtatcacaaaggacgaatccatttttcttcgtccaagtgtgttcattccttgggcaaccataccaaccatACCGGCTAAAATTTCTTCAACAAAAAATCAGCATCTCTCTTGTATCCAACTGTGTGACggataattttttgcattcacGAAGGCCTACTTGCAAAAATTAGGAGTAAATGTTACACATTTTTGTGTTATCGTATGacatcagcaaatcagctgattctgggCTCGATCGAGTTGCAATCACAACTGCTGTGTTACAGATTTTTTAAACTGTGGGTTTTAAAGTGAAATTCTAGTAACTTTGGCAAAAGTATAGCGTTCTACCTGTCCAAAGTATGGCCATTGTTGCACGCAAAGTCTTTTAAATCGGCATCGtaaaaattttgcttcattCTTTTCTTTGTCATTTTCAATAGTAAATTACTGTCAATACCGAAATTATTAAGGAAAATATGAAGGCGAATCTATAAAAGGTGGTGTCGATAAATCAGctcagttgttttttttcactttcgccgtgtccatgtggctgtgagcacagaatgaaacaaggcgaattcattatttgttttctagtttctcaatactttgctttgacaatcaaacgtacagagcTACAtatgttgttggtctagtgccaccatctttaatgaatgcgccttggaaaatatttacaaaaaactttattatttttatttacgtttttaccttctatacaaaatgtacaaaatagGTGCCAAACATTAGAAAGTATCAGCTCAGCATTGCAAACGACTAAAAGAGTTGCAATGCTGCCGCTTTTATTGCATGCCTCGAACAAGCTCTCACTGAGAGCGGGATAGCGGTTCGCAGATGTAGCCAACTTTTGTATTTTCTCCGCCGTGTTGTTACAACAGCAACCGCTATAGAGAGCGCAACCAACACAGAAGCACACTACTAATATCATATAACAACAAATCACGTGAGAGAGGCCGTTTGAAAAGGGGTAAAATACGAGTCAATaaatttggcaaatgctttACTTTGAATAGCGACGAAACCTTATAGTACGATTTATTACTGCTGCTAGAACAATAACAACTACTACTTCTACTGAGAGTAGATAAAAACTGAATATCGCATGacccaaggtggatttattaaggtgacagcattcacccagctgaatttttcgccgtaggtatggcttacgtcaaaatgatatgctttgtttgtatgtattggtatgtttacattcgtatgttgacatttgcttgctgattttgacgtgatggttggaccaaacgcaacaacaaatacatgtagggttttacttatatgtgtttgctgtcacttgtaataaattcgccttggcatGACCCTATGCTTAAGCTAAATCTTATCTTATCAACGCCGACATCAAATACGGAATTATCATAAAACGTATTAAAATTTCTCACCTTAACAATATATTCGCCTCCATATTTTCGCAATTTAACGTTATGCTGCACCAGACTCGAATACTCCTGAATTGTATCCGAATCCTCGATTTGTAACAGTTTTAACATCGCCTCACGCATATTTGATTGGGTCATTGTTCTGTTGTTATCCAAATAATCTTTAAATTCATTCGAAAGTTCTGCAAGCGACGATTCAACGATTTTCGATTGTAGAGCATGGCGAATTTCCATTGGCGGCATATACGTAGGAAGGTTAAATTTCGGtttaaatttactgaaaaatatgGAATAGGGAAAAGAaaagcaatttataaaaaattaatacattaaCACATAAAATTAAGGTTACATCACAAAAAGGACAATTGGTTGCATTCATGTGACGGTAATTTACTTACATGCTATTTGATAAACGACAAGGATTGATGCTTAGTTTAACCACTGGAAACTCCTCAACGCGCTGTAAAAATACAGGGgaaataaatagataataaataagtattacttttattttttttatctattttttttttttggattcatttcatttatttttacttacacAAAAATGGTGCTGCTCTACATAACGCATCTCCTTGCTGGACTTGTCATGGAACACCACAACAATCGGCTGTACAACACTTTTGCGAAAAAGATGACTATCCACGAAAAAATTATCTTTGCCGTCCGCGCCCAACTCATATGGCACACGTGTGTTGTGTACATAGTAGAAGGAACGCGACTGTACAATCACTAGCTTATCTATGACAATATTCGGACGTGTTGATTCCAAATTGAAGCGAAAATAATGGGAATTGATGCAAAGATTGTAGGAGAGTTTGAATATTGGCGAAGCGCTAAAATTAAGCGAATTAGAGATTTTGTTAtaatacaaatgcaaataattataaaaactagATACAAACATATCCGATTACACTTACCTTTTGGAGTAATCCTTAAGTATCTTAAAATCCGACTCGTCGCCATGTTCTTCCACATGATCTTCAAAGCTTGCCGGCGAGCTGAAATTTAGTCGGCAAACATAGCAACCCATGCTGCTGAGCTGAAATGGGGATGTATGCTTCTGCTGCATACTACCCTCGTAGAGCACCTCATGCATTGGCGCATTTTCGTCCACTTGCAGTAATGCTATGACATTTCAAATGgtattaacaaataaaatacatgcatatgtatgtatatacctataagtaaatacatataacacatgggctgaaaagttcgGGGCCTTAGATGACgctaattttattgcattcacctattTTTCAGTTAGTATTAACCtggatattctattcattagttcgtgagttattgtgctaagagtgaagctacttttgttattttcaaaacaatgtggatcaaaaagaattgcATGCTTGATAGGAAACAATACCGTTTCTTGATGGAAAAAAATACCGTTTCagcaaagcaatggcttgaaaaggtTTATAGGAACtacgctccatcagaaacaacaataaaacgatggtttactGACTTCAAGTGAGAGAGAGAGTGTCgtagacaccgatgatgcacaacgcagtgggcgtccaaatgaggcggtaacaccagaaaacataaaaaacatccccaaaatcgttttgaatgatcgaaaagtgaagttgagtGAGTTGACTGACACCATAAAGATATGAAAAGAAGGTGCTGACTttagctctgttcaaagtgggtgccgcgttcgctaactgttgaccaaaaacaagtgaccaaactacatgaattgaacttcgaattgctcccacatccaacgtattcgccagatttggctccccagcgactactggctgttcgcagaccccaaaaaaaaaaaagagaactcgccgctaagaaa
The sequence above is drawn from the Anastrepha obliqua isolate idAnaObli1 chromosome 4, idAnaObli1_1.0, whole genome shotgun sequence genome and encodes:
- the LOC129245675 gene encoding uncharacterized protein LOC129245675; translated protein: MSGQKGQSVTNNEKNLKPHKAEEWEIELIGKFLFEEFQNLVFGWRTDWLVRKHILRAKFTKYLQTEGNETRRRFLETNGTCDIGTLLFRTNYLINTKRGSDHFRIRNLSLFMYMNKKMEELDERQKNGETTTGCMARDDDDKTMMHGDPALMALLQVDENAPMHEVLYEGSMQQKHTSPFQLSSMGCYVCRLNFSSPASFEDHVEEHGDESDFKILKDYSKSASPIFKLSYNLCINSHYFRFNLESTRPNIVIDKLVIVQSRSFYYVHNTRVPYELGADGKDNFFVDSHLFRKSVVQPIVVVFHDKSSKEMRYVEQHHFCRVEEFPVVKLSINPCRLSNSIKFKPKFNLPTYMPPMEIRHALQSKIVESSLAELSNEFKDYLDNNRTMTQSNMREAMLKLLQIEDSDTIQEYSSLVQHNVKLRKYGGEYIVKLKIAKNTRYENVIFPYDDVIVLPPDEVPQTLGDIMNKMEQFVYEPGVKKSSNKKNKPFLGRIESISYGRVAFKCARDIPIDKTYTILFRPARMVIRYQYRALEQLVAIPPLVLKKFLFPEKVMVQELPALSLELFNKAINTNPEQLQAIQYVVNNSVEKSAPYIIFGPPGTGKTTTLVEAILQIYMLQPQSHILVTAGSNGACDEIALRLCNVLTRMDETQAIIRIYSRSYEHRSDNINELLLEYSNLYAEHFLPDVQVLHNYRIVVCTLSLVGRLSTGKFGKQIDGSGVFTHIFIDEVAASTEAEALVVLMPTISPTATLVISGDHRQLGPILNSTHAAAMGLEVSLMERLLKRDCYRVDEQGNYNPAVQTRLRRNYRSHHEIVNLYNKMYYDGQLKAEADPAVEQLCRDWSRSPNPDYPIIFHSIFGHEQRDNNSTSRYNPLEISVVMDYVRDLLYFGIKGKKLKQEDIGIISPYKKQYMRIQEELNLRNWYEIETGAVESFQGKEKTIIIVSFVRSFSKTLGFLDSPKRLNVTLSRARSLLILIGNPKTLSINDDFKHIIEQCQLHKTLVGATYHESDISGSNTSQNGKTNDEATQKLAKSMEKLNVSKENLAEDNKNGAKPKIISVNEWIKTQGNAVGGQANESASAADDALKSKNSSTFKTVKTASTNKQRQTFALYKGVHLNYLHLNEGANSSTTNNINTELDDLLKELPRVPKHQHQQHNEHNFEIPPRPSTFDEDLEEIRDRLNQLHKKSLPLRQTCEPATESHTSTAANKKVQWRSTSTAANNNDQWRSTSIAANNNAQGGRTSTAANNNDQRRSTSTAANNNIQLRSTSIAANNNVQLRSTSTAANNNDQWRNTSIAANNNAQGGRTSTAANNNDQRRSTSTAANNNIQLRSTSIAANNNVQLRSTSTAANNNDQWRSTSTAANNNDQWRNTSTAANNNVQLRSTSTSANNNVQWQNTSTYVSIKTPISANRYTTTSEYTKSPSTTISGTAPPYVQSTWKPTGNGRVFVGHEEYPTSSRHVRVHTQPTQKPKSSKKSCIIA